ACCTCGTTGCGGAGCACCTCCCGCTGCAGCCACTCCCACGCCGGGGGGTTGAGCACCTCGCCGGCGCAGAAGACCCGCTCCAGCGAGCCGAGGTCGTGGCCGCGGGCGGGCTCGGTGCCGTACTTCATGAGCATGCGCACCGCGGTCGGCGAGGTGAACACCCCGCTCACGTGGTTGGCGGCGACGATCCGGTAGAAGGTGTCGGAGCCGGGATGGTCGAGGGCGCCCTCGTACGCGATCGTGGTGCAGCCCGCGAGCAGCGGCGCGTAGACGATGTAGCTGTGGCCCACCACCCAGCCGATGTCGGAGGTCGACCACCAGACGTCGGTGGGCTTGAGCGCGAACATCCAGCGGCCCATGCTGTGGACCATCACCTGGTAGGCGCCGTGGGTGTGGACGGCGAGCTTCGGCCTGGCGGTGGTCCCCGAGGTGGCGAGGATGAAGGCGGGATCGCTCGACTCCATCACCTCGTGACCGGTGTCCTGCCCATCGGCGAGGGCGAGGAAGTCGTCCCACGAGATGTCGCGGCCCTCGGTCATCGGCACCGCCTCGGCGCCGCGGCGGAACACCACCACCTTCTCGACGACCCCGCCGGCCTGGGCGACGGCGTCGTCGACGATGCCCTTGAGGGGCACGTCCTTGCCCTTGCGATAGGTGATGTCGGCGGCGATCACCACCCTGGCGCCGGCGAGCCGCACCCGCTCGGCGAGGGCGCCGCTGCCGAAGCCGGCGAAGACCACGAGGTGGATGGCGCCGATCCGGCTGCAGGCGAGCATCACCGTGATCGCCTCCGGGGTGGTCGGCATGTACACCGCGACCCGATCGCCACGGCGCACCCCCAGGCCGCGCAGCGCCGCGGCGGTGCGCTTCACCTGCTCGAGCAGCTGGGCGTAGGTGAGGGTGCGCTGCTCGCCGCGCTCGGTCTCGTAGATCTGCGCGGCGTGGCCGCCCCAGCCGGCGGCGACGTGGCGGTCGAGGCAGTTGTAGGAGAGGTTGGTCTGGGCGCCCACGAACCACTCGAAGGTGGGCGGTCTCCAGTCGAGGACCGTGTCCCAGCCGCGGAACCAGGGCAGCTCGCCC
This genomic window from Candidatus Dormiibacterota bacterium contains:
- a CDS encoding AMP-binding protein, which produces MSEEAEVQAVEAINPAVRRMRREATDDPEGFWARAAGELPWFRGWDTVLDWRPPTFEWFVGAQTNLSYNCLDRHVAAGWGGHAAQIYETERGEQRTLTYAQLLEQVKRTAAALRGLGVRRGDRVAVYMPTTPEAITVMLACSRIGAIHLVVFAGFGSGALAERVRLAGARVVIAADITYRKGKDVPLKGIVDDAVAQAGGVVEKVVVFRRGAEAVPMTEGRDISWDDFLALADGQDTGHEVMESSDPAFILATSGTTARPKLAVHTHGAYQVMVHSMGRWMFALKPTDVWWSTSDIGWVVGHSYIVYAPLLAGCTTIAYEGALDHPGSDTFYRIVAANHVSGVFTSPTAVRMLMKYGTEPARGHDLGSLERVFCAGEVLNPPAWEWLQREVLRNEV